A part of Pararoseomonas sp. SCSIO 73927 genomic DNA contains:
- the rplI gene encoding 50S ribosomal protein L9, with the protein MINVILMQRVEKLGQMGDTVKVKPGYARNFLLPSGRAIRATETNLKKFEAERAQLEALNIKRREEAERVAERMEGLQVVLIRSAGESGALYGSVSGRDIADAVKDAGLTITRDQVVLEQPIKSLGLTTVRVALHPEVSIPVIVNVARSPEEAEKQARGEDLRAEQEAEEASLEAELAAELSELGAARE; encoded by the coding sequence ATGATCAACGTCATCCTGATGCAGCGGGTCGAGAAGCTCGGCCAGATGGGCGACACCGTGAAGGTGAAGCCCGGCTACGCCCGCAACTTCCTCCTCCCCTCCGGCCGCGCCATCCGCGCGACCGAGACGAACCTCAAGAAGTTCGAGGCCGAGCGCGCCCAGCTCGAGGCCCTGAACATCAAGCGGCGCGAGGAGGCCGAGCGCGTGGCCGAGCGGATGGAGGGCCTGCAGGTCGTCCTGATCCGCTCCGCCGGCGAGAGCGGCGCGCTCTACGGCTCCGTCTCCGGCCGCGACATCGCGGACGCGGTGAAGGACGCCGGCCTGACGATCACCCGCGACCAGGTCGTCCTGGAGCAGCCGATCAAGTCCCTGGGCCTCACCACCGTCCGCGTGGCGCTGCACCCGGAGGTCTCGATCCCCGTGATCGTGAACGTCGCCCGCTCCCCGGAAGAGGCGGAGAAGCAGGCGCGCGGCGAGGACCTGCGGGCCGAGCAGGAGGCCGAGGAGGCCTCGCTCGAGGCCGAGCTGGCCGCCGAGCTCTCCGAGCTGGGCGCCGCCCGCGAGTAA
- the fabD gene encoding ACP S-malonyltransferase yields the protein MALALVFPGQGSQAVGMGRDLAAAFAPAREVFEAVDETLHQNLTRLMFEGPAEELTLTANAQPALMAVSLAVLRVLEAEGGFDIKGKVALVAGHSLGEYSALAAVRAFDVPQAARLLRLRGEAMQKAVPAGTGAMAALLGAEMEQARAICERAAEDPVTGERQVVEAANDNGGGQVVISGHKAAVERAVELAKAEGVKRAMLLPVSAPFHSSLMAPAADAMGEALERDPPRAPLVPVVANVTAAKATDPGTIRDLLVRQVTGTVRWRECVAAMTAMGCDRFIEVGSGKVLTGLMKRNAPEATATACGTPAEIEAVLRSL from the coding sequence ATGGCCCTCGCGCTCGTCTTTCCCGGCCAGGGCAGCCAGGCCGTCGGCATGGGCCGGGACCTCGCCGCCGCCTTCGCCCCCGCGCGCGAGGTGTTCGAGGCAGTGGACGAGACGCTGCACCAGAACCTCACCCGGCTGATGTTCGAGGGGCCGGCGGAGGAGCTGACCCTCACGGCGAACGCGCAGCCTGCGCTGATGGCCGTCTCGCTGGCGGTGCTGCGGGTGCTGGAGGCCGAGGGCGGCTTCGATATCAAGGGCAAGGTGGCGCTGGTGGCCGGGCACTCGCTCGGGGAGTACAGCGCGCTCGCGGCCGTGCGGGCCTTCGATGTGCCGCAGGCGGCGCGGCTGCTGCGGCTGCGGGGCGAGGCCATGCAGAAGGCGGTGCCGGCGGGCACGGGCGCCATGGCGGCGCTGCTGGGGGCCGAGATGGAGCAGGCGCGGGCCATCTGCGAGCGCGCGGCCGAGGACCCGGTGACAGGGGAGCGGCAGGTGGTCGAGGCCGCCAACGACAATGGCGGCGGGCAGGTGGTGATCTCCGGCCACAAGGCCGCGGTGGAGCGGGCGGTGGAGCTCGCGAAGGCCGAGGGGGTGAAGCGCGCCATGCTGCTGCCCGTCTCCGCGCCCTTTCACTCCTCCCTGATGGCCCCGGCGGCCGATGCGATGGGCGAGGCGCTGGAGCGGGATCCGCCGCGCGCGCCGCTGGTGCCGGTGGTGGCGAACGTGACCGCCGCCAAGGCGACGGACCCCGGCACGATCCGCGACCTGCTGGTGCGGCAGGTCACGGGCACGGTGCGCTGGCGCGAGTGCGTGGCGGCCATGACCGCGATGGGCTGCGACCGATTCATCGAGGTCGGCTCGGGCAAGGTGCTGACGGGGCTGATGAAGCGGAACGCGCCGGAGGCCACCGCCACCGCCTGCGGCACGCCTGCCGAGATCGAGGCGGTGCTGAGGTCGCTGTGA
- the fabG gene encoding 3-oxoacyl-[acyl-carrier-protein] reductase, giving the protein MFDLTGKTALVTGATGGIGAAIARALHAQGAKVALTGRREAELASLASELGERAFVAPADLSDPAAPAALVEKVEAEFGVLDILVNNAGLTRDGLALRMGDKDWSDVIEVDLTAPFRLARACLRGMMKRRTGRIVSIASIVGVTGNPGQANYAAAKAGLIGMSKALAQEVAPRGVTVNVVAPGFVKTAMTDALNDAQKAALMGRIPMGRMGASEDIASAVAYLASDEAAWVTGVTLHVNGGMAMI; this is encoded by the coding sequence ATGTTCGACCTGACCGGCAAGACCGCCCTCGTCACCGGCGCCACGGGGGGAATCGGCGCGGCCATCGCCCGCGCGCTGCACGCCCAGGGGGCGAAGGTGGCGCTCACCGGGCGGCGGGAGGCGGAGCTGGCCTCGCTCGCCTCCGAGCTGGGGGAACGGGCCTTCGTGGCCCCGGCCGACCTCTCCGATCCCGCCGCTCCGGCCGCGCTGGTGGAGAAGGTGGAGGCGGAGTTCGGCGTGCTGGACATCCTGGTGAACAATGCCGGGCTGACGCGGGACGGGCTGGCGCTGCGGATGGGCGACAAGGACTGGTCCGACGTGATCGAGGTGGACCTGACCGCCCCGTTCCGCCTGGCCCGCGCCTGCCTGCGGGGGATGATGAAGCGGCGCACGGGGCGGATCGTCTCCATCGCCTCCATCGTCGGCGTCACCGGCAATCCCGGGCAGGCGAACTACGCCGCGGCCAAGGCGGGGCTGATCGGGATGAGCAAGGCCCTGGCCCAGGAGGTGGCGCCGCGCGGCGTGACGGTGAACGTGGTGGCGCCGGGCTTCGTCAAGACCGCCATGACGGACGCGCTGAACGACGCCCAGAAGGCCGCGCTGATGGGCCGCATCCCCATGGGCCGGATGGGCGCTTCCGAGGACATCGCGTCCGCCGTGGCCTACCTCGCCTCCGACGAGGCGGCCTGGGTGACGGGGGTGACGCTCCACGTCAACGGCGGCATGGCGATGATCTGA
- a CDS encoding replicative DNA helicase — translation MNAFDSLVQPGAEPSGNGLLGLSQRLPPSNIEAEQALLGALLANNKAYERVSEFLAAEHFADPIHGRIFHAVQRRIEAGQLADVVTLRAEFEHSGLLDEVGGPAYLTQLLTAMVGIINAGEYGRVIFDCFLRRQLVDLGEVVVNRAFGAEPELDGKAQLEAAEQALFNLATDGSSDGGMVTFEKALAEAVNLAERAFSTPGGVSGLSTGLRDVDSKLGGLHPSDLLILAGRPAMGKTALAVKIGFGAAQAVIREARDKDPNAVVRGGVAIFSLEMSADQLATRILSEQSRVSGDRIRRGDIAQRDFDKFVEVSRELSSIPLFIDDTPAITISALRTRCRRLMRTKGLSLIIVDYLQLMRPAAGTRPENRVQEISQITQGLKAIAKELSVPVIALSQLSRQVESREDKRPQLADLRESGSIEQDADVVMFVYRDEYYLAQKMPKELNFDNGEKYTEALDKWQKDMEMAHNKAELIVSKQRHGPTGTIRLFFEGEFTRFGDLDQTHDQDNYE, via the coding sequence ATGAACGCCTTCGACTCCCTCGTCCAGCCCGGGGCCGAGCCGTCCGGCAACGGGCTGCTGGGCCTCTCCCAGCGCCTGCCCCCCTCGAACATCGAGGCGGAGCAGGCCCTGCTGGGCGCGCTCCTGGCCAACAACAAGGCCTATGAGCGGGTTTCGGAGTTCCTGGCGGCGGAACACTTCGCCGACCCGATCCACGGCCGCATCTTCCACGCCGTTCAGCGCCGGATCGAGGCCGGGCAGCTCGCGGACGTGGTGACCCTGCGGGCGGAGTTCGAGCACTCCGGCCTGCTGGACGAGGTGGGCGGCCCCGCCTACCTGACGCAGCTCCTCACCGCCATGGTCGGCATCATCAACGCCGGCGAGTACGGCCGCGTCATCTTCGACTGCTTCCTGCGCCGCCAACTGGTGGACCTCGGCGAGGTGGTGGTGAACCGCGCCTTCGGGGCGGAGCCGGAGCTGGACGGCAAGGCCCAGCTCGAGGCGGCCGAGCAGGCCCTGTTCAACCTCGCCACCGACGGGTCCTCGGACGGCGGCATGGTTACCTTCGAGAAGGCCCTGGCCGAGGCGGTGAACCTCGCGGAGCGCGCCTTCTCCACCCCCGGCGGCGTCTCCGGCCTTTCCACGGGGCTGCGGGACGTGGACAGCAAGCTCGGCGGCCTGCACCCCTCGGACCTGCTGATCCTCGCGGGCCGCCCGGCCATGGGCAAGACGGCGCTGGCCGTGAAGATCGGCTTCGGCGCCGCCCAGGCCGTGATCCGGGAGGCGCGGGACAAGGATCCGAACGCCGTGGTGCGCGGCGGCGTCGCCATCTTCTCCCTGGAAATGAGCGCCGACCAGCTCGCCACCCGTATCCTGTCCGAGCAGTCCCGCGTCTCCGGCGACCGCATCCGCCGCGGCGACATCGCCCAGCGCGACTTCGACAAGTTCGTGGAGGTGAGCCGGGAGCTCTCCTCCATCCCCCTCTTCATCGACGACACCCCGGCCATCACCATCTCCGCCCTCCGCACCCGCTGCCGGCGGCTGATGCGGACCAAGGGGCTGAGCCTCATCATCGTGGACTACCTGCAGCTGATGCGCCCCGCCGCCGGAACCCGGCCGGAGAACCGCGTGCAGGAGATCAGCCAGATTACCCAGGGGCTGAAGGCCATCGCCAAGGAGCTGTCGGTCCCGGTGATCGCCCTCTCCCAGCTCTCCCGCCAAGTGGAGAGCCGCGAGGACAAGCGGCCGCAGCTCGCCGATCTCCGCGAATCCGGCTCGATCGAGCAGGACGCCGACGTGGTGATGTTCGTGTACCGCGACGAGTACTACCTCGCCCAGAAAATGCCGAAGGAGCTGAACTTCGACAACGGCGAGAAGTACACGGAAGCCCTGGACAAGTGGCAGAAAGACATGGAGATGGCCCACAACAAGGCCGAGCTCATCGTCTCCAAGCAGCGCCACGGCCCCACCGGCACCATCCGCCTCTTCTTCGAGGGCGAGTTCACCCGCTTCGGCGATCTCGACCAGACCCACGACCAGGACAACTATGAGTAA
- a CDS encoding GNAT family N-acetyltransferase — MSDGMGGAAHLTVEDAADPGARAAVLDGLIAFNTARTGPGIFDATPLLVVLRDGAGAPIGGLVGRNRAGWLYVELLHIPESHRGQGLGREILGRAEEEARGRGLTGVWLETYAFQAPGFYARMGYTTVGTLPGCPPGQACHFLAKRLDGAPLETP, encoded by the coding sequence GTGAGCGACGGCATGGGCGGCGCCGCCCACCTCACCGTCGAGGACGCGGCGGACCCGGGGGCCCGCGCGGCCGTGCTGGACGGGCTGATCGCCTTCAACACGGCCCGGACCGGGCCGGGGATCTTCGACGCAACGCCCCTGCTGGTGGTGCTGCGCGACGGTGCCGGCGCCCCGATCGGCGGGCTGGTGGGGCGGAACCGGGCGGGCTGGCTCTACGTGGAGCTGCTGCACATCCCGGAATCCCATCGCGGCCAGGGCCTGGGGCGGGAGATCCTGGGGCGGGCGGAGGAGGAGGCGCGCGGGCGCGGCCTCACGGGTGTCTGGCTCGAGACCTACGCCTTCCAGGCGCCCGGCTTCTACGCCCGCATGGGCTACACCACCGTGGGCACGCTGCCCGGCTGCCCGCCGGGACAGGCGTGCCACTTCCTTGCCAAGCGCCTCGACGGCGCGCCCCTGGAGACCCCGTGA
- a CDS encoding Fe2+-dependent dioxygenase — MLVRIPQVLTPAEVALCRERLEAAAWQDGRATAGEQSAKVKNNLQIPVDSPVAGELGELVLRALGRSPLFATAALPLRVLPPMFNRYDPGMTFRPHVDNAIRAVPGTGGRIRADVSSTLFLTEPGDYDGGELVVQDTYGEQAVKLPAGDMVVYPSTSLHHVNPVTRGSRWGSFFWTQSMVKDDAQRALLYEMDMGIIALRQDLPDDHPGVLAMTSGYHNLLRRWVEI, encoded by the coding sequence ATGCTCGTCCGCATCCCCCAGGTTCTGACGCCCGCCGAGGTCGCCCTCTGCCGGGAGCGCCTGGAGGCCGCCGCCTGGCAGGACGGCCGCGCCACCGCCGGCGAGCAATCCGCCAAGGTGAAGAACAACCTTCAGATCCCCGTGGACTCCCCCGTGGCTGGGGAACTGGGCGAGCTCGTCCTCCGCGCCCTCGGCCGCAGCCCGCTCTTCGCCACCGCCGCCCTGCCGCTGCGCGTGCTGCCGCCCATGTTCAACCGCTACGACCCCGGCATGACCTTCCGGCCGCACGTGGACAACGCCATCCGCGCCGTGCCCGGCACCGGCGGGCGTATCCGTGCCGATGTCTCCTCCACCCTCTTTCTCACCGAACCCGGCGACTACGACGGCGGCGAGCTGGTGGTGCAGGACACCTACGGCGAGCAAGCGGTGAAGCTCCCGGCCGGGGACATGGTTGTTTATCCCTCCACCTCCCTCCACCACGTGAACCCCGTGACGCGGGGCAGCCGCTGGGGCTCCTTCTTCTGGACCCAATCCATGGTGAAGGACGACGCCCAGCGCGCCTTACTCTACGAGATGGACATGGGGATCATCGCGCTCCGCCAGGACCTGCCGGACGACCACCCGGGCGTGCTCGCCATGACCTCCGGCTACCACAACCTCCTCCGCCGCTGGGTGGAGATCTGA
- the rpsR gene encoding 30S ribosomal protein S18: MSDTTDLTPAARRPAVGARRPFYRRRKSCPFSGPNAPKIDYKDVRLLSRFLSERGKIVPSRITAVSAKKQRELANAIKRARFLALLPYVIND; this comes from the coding sequence ATGTCCGACACGACCGACCTGACCCCCGCCGCGCGCCGCCCGGCCGTCGGCGCCCGCCGGCCCTTCTACCGCCGCCGCAAGTCCTGCCCCTTCTCCGGCCCGAACGCGCCGAAGATCGACTACAAGGACGTGCGCCTGCTCTCCCGCTTCCTGAGCGAGCGCGGCAAGATCGTGCCCTCCCGCATCACGGCGGTTTCCGCCAAGAAGCAGCGCGAGCTGGCGAACGCCATCAAGCGCGCCCGCTTCCTGGCGCTGCTGCCCTACGTCATCAACGACTGA
- the mltG gene encoding endolytic transglycosylase MltG, with translation MGRAIRGLLILVLILGLAGGGAFLYARQVYESPGPLAEPRNLVVPRGGTEAIGAALQGAGIVADARAFLVAATVTRGEGPLRAGEFAFPAGGSLRDVLEVLRTARPVQRRLTIPEGLTARQMVALIDRAEGLTGETPPVDEGDLLPETYTYQWGDTRAAIVRRAEAAMAEALREAWAGRAGDLPIASPREALVLASIVERETGVAAERPRVASVFVNRLRRGMPLQSDPTVAYAAADGAVLERALTRADLDRDHPFNTYRNRGLPPGPIASPGKEALRAVTRPDATDFLYFVADGTGGHAFSRTLDEHNRNVARWREVERGRAAPATNPAPPTPATAR, from the coding sequence ATGGGACGTGCGATCCGTGGGCTGCTGATCCTGGTGCTGATCCTCGGCCTGGCCGGGGGCGGCGCCTTCCTCTACGCGCGGCAGGTCTATGAGAGCCCGGGGCCGCTCGCGGAGCCGCGGAACCTCGTGGTGCCGCGCGGGGGCACGGAGGCGATCGGGGCGGCGCTGCAGGGCGCGGGGATCGTGGCCGATGCGCGCGCCTTCCTCGTCGCCGCCACGGTGACGCGCGGCGAGGGGCCGCTGCGGGCCGGTGAGTTCGCCTTCCCCGCCGGGGGTTCCCTGCGCGACGTGCTGGAGGTGCTGCGGACGGCGCGGCCGGTACAGCGGCGCCTGACGATCCCGGAGGGGCTGACGGCCCGGCAGATGGTGGCCCTGATCGACCGGGCCGAGGGCCTGACGGGCGAGACGCCGCCGGTGGACGAGGGCGACCTGCTGCCGGAGACCTATACCTATCAGTGGGGCGACACGCGCGCCGCGATCGTCCGCCGGGCCGAGGCCGCCATGGCGGAGGCGCTGCGCGAGGCCTGGGCGGGGCGGGCAGGGGACCTGCCGATCGCCTCCCCGCGGGAGGCTCTGGTGCTGGCGAGCATCGTGGAGCGGGAGACGGGCGTCGCGGCGGAGCGGCCGCGGGTGGCCTCCGTCTTCGTGAACCGGCTGCGGCGGGGGATGCCGCTGCAATCCGACCCGACCGTGGCCTATGCGGCCGCGGACGGGGCGGTGCTGGAGCGGGCGCTGACGCGGGCCGACCTGGACCGGGACCACCCCTTCAACACCTACCGCAACCGGGGCCTGCCGCCCGGCCCCATCGCCTCCCCGGGCAAGGAGGCGCTGCGGGCGGTGACGCGGCCGGACGCGACGGATTTCCTCTACTTCGTGGCGGACGGCACGGGCGGGCACGCCTTCTCGCGGACGTTGGATGAGCACAACCGCAACGTGGCGCGCTGGCGCGAGGTGGAGCGGGGGCGCGCGGCCCCGGCGACCAACCCGGCGCCACCGACGCCGGCAACGGCGCGGTGA
- the rpsF gene encoding 30S ribosomal protein S6: MPLYETVLIARNDLTQAQVEAIADQVGEIVGAAGGEIRKREYWGLRGLAYKIKKNRKAHYMLLGLDCPAEAEKETARQLGLHEDVLRHMTLRIETIDDAPSAILAKRGDDRERDRGFRGPRPAGRFGSGRGRERGDDREEFRARPRDDADGMGGMGGEE; this comes from the coding sequence ATGCCGCTGTATGAAACCGTGCTCATCGCGCGGAATGATCTGACTCAGGCGCAGGTCGAGGCCATCGCCGACCAGGTCGGCGAGATCGTCGGCGCCGCCGGCGGCGAGATCCGCAAGCGCGAGTACTGGGGCCTCCGCGGCCTCGCGTACAAGATCAAGAAGAACCGCAAGGCCCACTACATGCTGCTGGGCCTCGACTGCCCGGCCGAGGCCGAGAAGGAGACCGCGCGCCAGCTGGGCCTGCACGAGGACGTGCTGCGCCACATGACGCTGCGGATCGAGACGATTGACGACGCCCCCTCCGCCATCCTCGCCAAGCGCGGCGACGACCGTGAGCGCGACCGCGGCTTCCGCGGCCCCCGCCCGGCCGGCCGCTTCGGCTCCGGCCGCGGCCGCGAGCGCGGCGACGACCGCGAGGAGTTCCGCGCCCGCCCCCGCGACGACGCGGACGGCATGGGTGGCATGGGCGGCGAGGAGTAA
- a CDS encoding acyl carrier protein, which produces MSETAEKVKKIVVEHLGVEEAKVTPEASFIDDLGADSLDTVELVMAFEEAFGVEIPDDAAEKITTVGDAITYIDAHKTA; this is translated from the coding sequence ATGAGCGAAACCGCCGAGAAGGTGAAGAAGATCGTGGTCGAGCACCTCGGCGTCGAGGAGGCGAAGGTGACCCCGGAGGCGTCCTTCATCGACGACCTGGGCGCGGACAGCCTGGACACGGTCGAGCTGGTGATGGCCTTCGAGGAGGCCTTTGGCGTGGAGATCCCGGACGACGCGGCCGAGAAGATCACGACCGTCGGCGACGCCATCACCTATATCGACGCGCACAAGACGGCCTGA
- the fabF gene encoding beta-ketoacyl-ACP synthase II, which yields MFGQLTAPRRVVVTGMGIASPLGLGVEHVWKRMLAGESGITAIQGFDVSNLPAKIAGTVPVGTKADGALDLAEWIPVKDQKKMDRFIQLALVAATEAVEDSGWVPETEEDRYATGVMIGSGIGGLQTIYEASQLIAAGKHRRLSPFFIPSALINLASGHVSIKYGFKGPNHSVVTACATGVHALGDASRLIALGDADVMVAGGAEAAVVEIGMAGFAASRALSTAFNDTPAAASRPWDKDRDGFVMGEGSGVLVLEEYEHAKARGAKIYGEVIGYGMSGDAYHITAPAEGHEGAFRAMKACFRSCGLSPEDVQYINAHGTSTPLGDDLELQAVERLFGDAAKGVAMSSTKSAIGHLLGAAGAVEAIFSLLAIRDGVAPPTLNLEEPSHPSVIDRVAKEAQPRKIEVALSNSFGFGGTNASILFKAAA from the coding sequence GTGTTCGGTCAGCTCACGGCCCCGCGCCGCGTCGTCGTCACCGGCATGGGAATTGCCAGCCCGCTGGGCCTTGGCGTGGAGCATGTCTGGAAGCGGATGCTGGCCGGGGAATCCGGCATCACCGCCATCCAGGGCTTCGACGTGTCCAACCTGCCCGCGAAGATCGCGGGCACGGTGCCGGTCGGCACGAAGGCCGATGGCGCGCTGGACCTGGCGGAGTGGATCCCCGTCAAGGACCAGAAGAAGATGGACCGCTTCATCCAGCTCGCGCTGGTGGCGGCCACTGAGGCGGTCGAGGATTCCGGCTGGGTGCCGGAAACGGAGGAGGATCGCTACGCCACCGGCGTGATGATCGGCTCCGGCATCGGCGGGCTGCAGACGATCTACGAGGCCTCCCAGCTCATCGCGGCCGGCAAGCACCGCCGGCTCTCGCCCTTCTTCATCCCCTCGGCGCTGATCAACCTCGCCTCCGGGCATGTCTCCATCAAGTACGGCTTCAAGGGACCGAACCATTCCGTGGTGACGGCCTGCGCGACCGGCGTGCACGCGCTCGGCGACGCATCGCGGCTGATCGCGCTCGGCGACGCCGACGTGATGGTGGCCGGCGGGGCCGAGGCGGCGGTTGTCGAGATCGGCATGGCCGGCTTCGCCGCCTCCCGTGCGCTCTCCACCGCCTTCAACGACACGCCGGCCGCGGCGTCCCGCCCCTGGGACAAGGACCGGGACGGCTTCGTGATGGGCGAGGGCTCGGGGGTGCTGGTGCTCGAGGAGTACGAGCACGCCAAGGCCCGCGGCGCCAAGATTTACGGCGAGGTGATCGGCTACGGCATGTCCGGCGACGCCTATCACATCACGGCGCCTGCCGAGGGGCATGAGGGCGCCTTCCGGGCGATGAAGGCCTGCTTCCGCTCCTGCGGCCTGTCGCCGGAGGACGTGCAGTACATCAACGCCCACGGCACGAGCACGCCGCTGGGCGACGACCTGGAGCTGCAGGCGGTGGAGCGGCTGTTCGGCGATGCCGCCAAGGGCGTGGCCATGTCCTCCACCAAGTCGGCGATCGGGCACCTGCTGGGCGCGGCGGGGGCGGTGGAGGCGATCTTCTCCCTGCTGGCCATCCGCGACGGCGTGGCGCCGCCGACGCTGAACCTGGAGGAGCCCTCCCACCCCTCGGTCATCGACCGGGTGGCGAAGGAGGCGCAGCCGCGCAAGATCGAGGTGGCGCTGTCCAACTCCTTCGGCTTCGGTGGCACCAACGCCTCCATCCTGTTCAAGGCCGCGGCCTGA
- a CDS encoding TonB-dependent siderophore receptor, with protein sequence MAPSTALVASLSLGAAMAGGAALAPAFAQGTIPGAAPTIPVPEVAVTGAAPANQLQATTGNPRLPNSIQDTPQTINVVPQEILQQQTVTTLEQALRNVPGITSTIGEGNGGVSGDQFRIRGFSAQNDVLVDGLRDFGSYSRDAFTYEDVQVLKGASGFALGTSSIGGGINVNSRLPTLETRYSGVATGGMGPFARGTLDINQRISETIAARINVMGQSSSVVDRDDIDTRRWGVAPSIAFGLGTPTTFSLEYLHYRDRHTIDGGMPIVFSGPGATGRPASEYGVRRANFYGIDNDLDNVTVDRVTGRLSHRFSNWLTVTNDTRYTHVDRYTALTAATCGGQTATVSYFNSCSGQFFRGLNPTLAYGGGSNAPYHQVNEGIQNLTTALARFTTGPFRHELTAGVDIAHETVDRTAYPYSPTRPSVTLLNPWTNNDLMLNTGAANNVRNTESTNLGLFLNERLFLLPTLSVYGGFRWTNYDFDYKAGAPGLAPSQNVSVRDSFFDPRAGVVWEPTPSQTYYYSYSTSTTPPGTFFTTFPADAGSFNSNFEPTRNTNHEIGAKISLLDQRLGLTAALFHSERNNALAPSDTAVGEFVATNDRQRIRGVELGITGRITPEWNILANYTYLDSKTTRSTTATSVGRRVQYVPKHSASVWTTYDIARDTPWNVTVGAGIVYRSQVFVDTANTAEVPDNFSLDALIQHRINQNLTVRVNGYNLTDRTNYEGLFGNRAVVAGGRTVLVSLAADF encoded by the coding sequence ATGGCCCCCAGCACTGCCCTGGTCGCCAGCCTCAGCCTCGGCGCCGCGATGGCAGGGGGCGCCGCCCTCGCCCCCGCCTTCGCCCAGGGAACCATCCCCGGCGCTGCGCCCACCATTCCCGTCCCGGAAGTGGCCGTGACCGGCGCGGCCCCCGCGAACCAGCTCCAGGCCACCACGGGCAATCCTCGCCTCCCCAACTCCATCCAGGACACCCCGCAGACCATCAACGTGGTGCCGCAGGAGATCCTGCAGCAGCAGACCGTCACCACGCTGGAGCAGGCGCTGCGCAACGTCCCCGGCATCACTTCCACCATCGGCGAGGGCAATGGCGGCGTCTCGGGCGACCAGTTCCGCATCCGCGGCTTCTCCGCCCAGAACGACGTGCTGGTGGACGGGCTGCGCGACTTCGGCTCCTACTCGCGCGACGCCTTCACCTACGAGGACGTGCAGGTCCTGAAGGGCGCCTCCGGCTTCGCCCTCGGCACCAGCTCCATCGGCGGCGGCATCAACGTGAACAGCCGCCTGCCGACACTGGAGACCCGCTACTCCGGCGTGGCCACCGGCGGCATGGGGCCCTTCGCCCGCGGCACGCTCGACATCAACCAGCGCATCAGCGAGACGATCGCGGCGCGCATCAACGTCATGGGCCAGTCCAGCAGCGTGGTGGACCGCGACGACATCGACACGCGCCGCTGGGGCGTCGCCCCCTCCATCGCCTTCGGCCTCGGCACGCCGACCACCTTCTCGCTGGAATACCTGCACTACCGCGACCGCCACACGATCGACGGCGGCATGCCCATCGTCTTCAGCGGCCCCGGCGCCACCGGCCGCCCCGCCTCCGAGTACGGCGTGCGCCGCGCCAACTTTTACGGCATCGACAACGACCTGGACAACGTGACGGTGGACCGCGTCACCGGCCGCCTGTCCCACCGTTTCAGCAACTGGCTCACCGTCACCAACGACACGCGCTACACGCATGTGGACCGCTACACGGCACTGACCGCGGCCACCTGCGGCGGCCAGACCGCGACGGTGTCCTACTTCAACTCCTGCTCCGGGCAGTTCTTCCGCGGCCTGAACCCCACCCTCGCCTATGGCGGCGGCAGCAACGCGCCGTACCATCAGGTGAACGAGGGGATCCAGAACCTCACCACCGCCCTCGCCCGCTTCACCACCGGCCCCTTCCGGCACGAGCTGACGGCCGGCGTGGACATCGCGCACGAGACGGTGGACCGCACGGCCTACCCCTACTCCCCCACGCGCCCGAGCGTCACGCTGCTGAACCCCTGGACCAACAACGACCTGATGCTGAACACGGGCGCGGCCAACAACGTCCGGAACACGGAATCCACCAATCTCGGCCTGTTCCTGAACGAGCGCCTGTTCCTTTTGCCCACGCTCTCGGTCTATGGCGGCTTCCGCTGGACGAACTACGACTTCGACTACAAGGCCGGCGCGCCGGGTCTCGCGCCCTCCCAGAACGTCAGCGTGCGCGACAGCTTCTTCGACCCGCGCGCCGGCGTGGTCTGGGAGCCGACGCCGAGCCAGACCTACTACTACTCCTACTCCACCTCCACGACGCCGCCGGGCACCTTCTTCACGACCTTCCCGGCCGATGCGGGCAGCTTCAACAGCAACTTCGAGCCGACCCGGAACACCAATCACGAGATCGGCGCGAAGATCAGCCTTCTCGACCAGCGCCTGGGCCTGACCGCCGCACTCTTCCACTCCGAGCGCAACAACGCCCTGGCCCCCTCGGACACGGCGGTGGGCGAGTTCGTGGCCACCAATGACCGTCAGCGGATCCGCGGCGTGGAGCTGGGGATCACCGGCCGCATCACGCCGGAATGGAATATCCTGGCCAACTACACCTACCTGGACAGCAAGACGACGCGTTCCACCACCGCCACCAGCGTCGGCCGGCGCGTGCAGTACGTGCCGAAGCACTCTGCCTCGGTCTGGACGACCTACGACATCGCCCGCGACACGCCCTGGAACGTCACGGTCGGCGCCGGCATCGTCTATCGCAGCCAGGTCTTCGTGGACACGGCGAACACCGCGGAGGTGCCGGACAACTTCAGCCTGGACGCCCTGATCCAGCACCGCATCAACCAGAACCTGACGGTGCGCGTGAACGGCTACAACCTGACGGACCGCACCAACTACGAGGGCCTGTTCGGCAACCGCGCCGTGGTCGCCGGCGGCCGCACCGTGCTCGTCTCCCTCGCCGCCGACTTCTGA